A single window of Bradyrhizobium daqingense DNA harbors:
- a CDS encoding GNAT family N-acetyltransferase, with the protein MTRANVLLNGRQAATPLTTQESEALAFLIPLSHDYPGIEAWFRIKVVPGLRNESRILLRVERHGQLVGLAIGKREPGENKICTVRIAPSYFGRGIGVRLFDEVLRWLNDDKPHLTVSENRLPAFERIFDFYGFNLTSVQQGLYVPNTAEIAYNEHVAAEHRFGALANPPARYHALDEHF; encoded by the coding sequence ATGACCCGAGCAAACGTCCTTCTGAACGGCCGCCAAGCGGCAACGCCTCTTACCACTCAGGAGAGTGAGGCGCTGGCCTTCCTGATACCACTTTCCCACGATTATCCGGGGATCGAGGCTTGGTTTCGGATAAAGGTCGTTCCAGGCCTTCGAAACGAAAGCCGGATACTGCTTCGGGTCGAGAGACACGGACAACTCGTCGGATTAGCCATTGGAAAACGTGAGCCCGGAGAGAATAAGATTTGCACTGTTCGGATTGCGCCCAGCTACTTTGGGCGTGGGATCGGTGTTCGCTTGTTTGATGAAGTGCTTCGCTGGCTCAACGACGATAAGCCACATCTGACGGTGAGTGAGAATCGGTTGCCAGCATTCGAACGCATTTTCGATTTCTATGGATTTAACCTAACGTCTGTCCAGCAAGGATTGTACGTGCCGAACACCGCAGAAATTGCATACAACGAGCATGTCGCGGCGGAGCATCGCTTCGGTGCACTAGCTAATCCGCCTGCGAGATATCATGCGCTGGATGAGCACTTCTAG
- a CDS encoding ATP-binding protein, which yields MGKSTACASYVARHPSVLHTSAGALLQAAKNIDSAILRTDVAGNVLQNQNLLGEALRHFRLGRETSDVLIDAHSVIDNDHELIEVPVDAVRAMSPDGLVLLEAPPELVMERRRKDTRLRPSRTAEELQFQTGVARRVCESYASELALPLEIGTVMHDGDLEVLIQRMISRRRIS from the coding sequence GTGGGGAAGTCGACCGCGTGCGCGTCCTACGTGGCCCGGCATCCATCGGTTTTGCACACGAGCGCCGGAGCGTTATTGCAAGCCGCCAAAAACATCGACAGCGCCATTTTGCGAACGGACGTCGCAGGTAATGTTCTGCAAAATCAAAATCTTCTCGGCGAGGCACTTAGGCATTTTAGGCTGGGCCGCGAAACGTCAGACGTATTGATCGACGCACATAGCGTCATTGACAATGATCATGAACTGATTGAAGTACCTGTAGATGCAGTCCGCGCAATGAGCCCTGACGGACTAGTACTTCTCGAAGCTCCGCCCGAACTGGTAATGGAAAGACGAAGAAAAGACACTCGCTTACGCCCATCTCGAACCGCTGAAGAACTTCAGTTTCAAACAGGCGTAGCCCGTCGAGTTTGCGAAAGTTACGCAAGCGAACTCGCTTTGCCTCTTGAGATTGGAACAGTGATGCACGATGGCGATCTAGAAGTGCTCATCCAGCGCATGATATCTCGCAGGCGGATTAGCTAG